TTCAGTGGGGTCGCTCAGCCACGGGTATTCGGCGAGGCTGCGCGCCACCTTCGGTGCGTACTTCTCGGCGAGCTGTCGCCGTTGAGTCTCGTCGGCGTCCGGCGCCAACGCATCGAACGCCGCAGTCACCTCGTCGCGGTGCGTCTCGAGCATCTTCCGCACATCGGCCATCGCATCCTCGTCGTAGAGCTGGGAGTAGATGAGCATCAATGCGCGTTCCGGGGCGGACAGACGCGCCGCCACGTCTTCGAACCCGCTCGGGACGTCCGTCGCGGACGATCCCTGCATGATCGCGCTGATCTCTGCGCGGGCACGCTGGAGCCGTTCGATGCTCAGGGCCAGGTCCGCGTCGATCGCGGCGAGCGCCTGCGAGGACGGGTCGCTGTCTCCACCGACGTGCTCGATCCGTTCGAGCGGCACTCCGAGGTCCCGGAGACGTCGAATCTGCAGCAGTCGAACGAGGTGTCTCACCTGGTACTGCTTGTACCCGTTCGATGCCCGATCCGGCACGTCGAGGAGCCCGACCCGATGGTAATGCCGCACCGTGTTGACGGTGGTGCCGGCCAGATTCGCGACCTCTCGTGTGCTCCATCCCATGCGGTGATCCTCGTCCTCTGTCGGCAGTGTTCTCCGCGGTGCGTCTGCGCCGGGAAGCGAAGCTCAGTCAAGTCCGTGTGCTGGGCACAAGGTCAAGCGGGCGCGTGGACGTTCATACGACGGCTGATCGGGACCCTGTGCCGGGGACACGGATCCCGAGTCAGCCGGAAAAGCCATCGTCTTCACGCTCGCGGCCGGGGCGCAGCCCTGCGGAGGAATCCGGAGCGGCTTGACCTCGTTCCGACAACACGGTCTCTACTGGTGCCGCAGTCGAAGACGTTCGACACGCGAACCCCGAGGAGATGAACCGAGCCATGTACCCGCTGCAAGAACGCATCGATGAGTCAGTGGGGCCGGTGGCCCGGGTGCCCGAACGGTCCGCCCGTTCAGGGCGGGGGATGAACGACATGTACGGACAACGGCCCGGTGACATCGCCCTGCCTCCGACGACATCCATCGATCTGAGTCACCTGGTCCGGGCAGCGCTGGACG
The sequence above is a segment of the Microbacterium caowuchunii genome. Coding sequences within it:
- a CDS encoding MerR family transcriptional regulator, with protein sequence MGWSTREVANLAGTTVNTVRHYHRVGLLDVPDRASNGYKQYQVRHLVRLLQIRRLRDLGVPLERIEHVGGDSDPSSQALAAIDADLALSIERLQRARAEISAIMQGSSATDVPSGFEDVAARLSAPERALMLIYSQLYDEDAMADVRKMLETHRDEVTAAFDALAPDADETQRRQLAEKYAPKVARSLAEYPWLSDPTEHLSQSPEIAQKALFQSIVALYNPAQIDVIARASVIAQELLPEMAEGRHE